A DNA window from Megalobrama amblycephala isolate DHTTF-2021 linkage group LG11, ASM1881202v1, whole genome shotgun sequence contains the following coding sequences:
- the nhsl1b gene encoding NHS-like protein 1 isoform X6: MVFIGTSLKSVIKYFKRKAVSNLDEEKKWTVHYTAPWHQQENVFLPGSRPACVEDLHRQAKVNLKTALRECDKLRKDGFRSSQYYSQGPTFSGSSNSQHEDEDIEGDDADKKSTASSGEEEKDSCQMRAQNSTQEEGVEVDGQMSRSKAPPLPTPEEKMRQQAQAVLTDIVPIDVTGETFDRQASIRRSLINTDTLVRRPKKVKRRKTISGVPDSVQQELAAKGRGGELRPQSMFIPGQYSTLGRVMNRNSTLHRSITKDSGCQTEEVKIVPPSVRRIRAQKGQGIAAQMAGISTSATNISSVYDGSSPGSSVVVMAPQFGNDIQRFHSLPRGARVSLNADPLYSSTPFRQEDSAAKAPQQIGKLQVDDTVVHMRNAPRVCTQARPKSQEVRGTQKEWGSVSGPACVVSPHATYSTSLIPNATLSCSAEVIALHTTSSPGQSPLAGSPYTRARPLSMVSAVNSESTSSVGTGSHTPEAGMKDTCSETGQSDSSLHSHSTIAAGTLSSDEQWIYDTPENVLPRRTLTSSCSTPINNLYSSLERSSKGTDSSSLYSMDNDGYYTSMHLDSGLRSRSQGSGHGHGIGGRAARHSMYECLGQQEDRTSLYSDHSLSRSISLRKPKKPPLPPARTDSLRRKPKKTSSPTANNVGSDISNGSLLNESLIATLQQSLQNGLKGKGSSTSPSHSPCSDYEDPWMLRPRSQSSISAGSSGVSAAGMAHVYSICHVTPSHSDTSSLRSDYADSWGYYMDYPRPSGDQTQSPCTNSFSAGQVGEIGNGRGLHNGNQATLPPAQEGNVKPRTGTSSPDRVHRLTSPSSGYSSQSNTPTAGTPVPSFMRCMSPSGSKPKPRVPERKSSLLSSVSISSSSTSLSSNTSDSNRNNIPPPPPLPAAPVALVSFNPPSFPPPLAPSSPVCTADEKFPPPPPALPTTPHQQASMCPTYINSSPEFPPPPPPEVLTDPALSGLNNSFSPPPPPPPLPACSTIPAYSLSQNQLLPSMTPPTPSSACLKEIKGSLKPVNSEKRPVSPHSEQPSKVGMPLITPFALQSVQLRPAKRPENNEVSQLARPQTPEKPQKPGNPTVPQVSSIPSNLRPSSPEKKLSIQHSQDSHIEAQPDCDVKSHSEPTSCLTNGSIDLGKVKATAEVDGLDTALSSPAEAPQNTTPKKKPPLVSKKPTFSLTFSSVDHVSDLLSAQNDVCISKSTPEGLDPTPVPEQEETTEKDSIGISAPSEEIRYISPTNCEAQESSQTSGTIILDADMGTIEAKNEEEGDDDDDDDDDDDDDVTSSTGSFGSKDDESGEVFESSTLDVAQSPSINGDSCGDMVTPTRPRTTEDLFAAIHSLDQLNTNTPQHTRSKRKVLGRKESEEDRSRGPLSPPVTPTGTAPSLTSSLPRQTGSIQRSLRKSPTSSDTFKALLLKKGSRSETSFRMSAAEMLRSTDPRFQRTRSLDSSFDPASPMGESPCSSPGRNKRASEDWARNEGMFSTSPSLIGTKYGRSRTPPSAASSKYNARSRILSSPMTVICEREGELTDCEDPCPLPPSNMPLPNSQDSNSTLCEQSSS, encoded by the exons ATGGTGTTCATCGGGACTTCGCTCAAGTCGGTCATAAAATACTTCAAACGGAAGG cTGTATCTAATCTGGATGAAGAGAAAAAGTGGACTGTGCACTACACGGCTCCATGGCACCAGCAGGAGAACGTCTTTCTGCCAGGCTCCAGACCAGCCTGCGTGGAAGACCTGCACCGCCAGGCCAAAGTTAACTTGAAAACAGCTCTCAGAG AATGTGATAAGCTGAGGAAAGATGGTTTCCGCAGCTCACAGTACTACTCACAGGGGCCCACCTTCTCAGGCTCCTCAAACTCGCAACACGAGGATGAGGACATCGAAGGTGATGACGCTGATAAAaag TCCACAGCATCTTCAGGAGAGGAAGAGAAAGACTCCTGCCAAATGAGAGCACAAAATTCCACACAGGAGGAGGGGGTTGAGGTTGATGGACAAATGTCACGGTCTAAAGCCCCGCCCCTGCCCACTCCAGAAGAGAAGATGAGGCAGCAGGCTCAGGCTGTTCTCACGGATATTGTCCCCATCGATGTCACAG GGGAGACGTTTGACAGGCAGGCCAGCATCCGCCGCTCCCTAATAAACACTGACACTCTGGTCCGCCGGCCCAAGAAGGTTAAGCGAAGAAAGACTATTTCAGGGGTGCCTGACAGCGTCCAACAGGAACTAG CGGCTAAGGGGCGTGGAGGAGAGCTTCGGCCACAGTCCATGTTTATCCCTGGACAGTATTCAACACTTGGGCGAGTCATGAATAGGAATTCAACTCTCCATCGATCTATAACAAAAGATTCTGGCTGCCAGACTGAGGAGGTGAAAATTGTCCCACCCTCTGTGAGGAGAATACGAGCTCAGAAGGGTCAAGGAATTGCTGCTCAAATGGCTGGCATCTCCACTTCTGCCACAAACATCTCTTCTGTTTATGATGGGAGCTCACCTGGAAGTTCTGTTGTAGTAATGGCACCACAGTTTGGCAATGATATCCAACGTTTTCACAGCTTGCCACGAGGTGCACGGGTGTCACTAAATGCAGATCCCCTTTACAGTAGCACCCCTTTTAGGCAAGAAGACTCCGCTGCAAAAGCACCTCAGCAGATTGGAAAATTACAAGTAGATGATACTGTGGTGCACATGAGGAATGCCCCCAGGGTATGTACCCAAGCCCGGCCAAAATCTCAGGAGGTGAGAGGTACTCAGAAGGAGTGGGGATCTGTCTCAGGTCCAGCCTGTGTAGTTTCTCCACATGCAACCTACTCAACCTCGCTTATACCTAATGCTACTCTGTCATGTTCTGCTGAGGTTATTGCACTTCACACCACATCGAGCCCAGGCCAGAGCCCACTTGCTGGGTCACCATACACTAGAGCTAGACCTCTTAGCATGGTCTCAGCTGTCAATAGTGAGAGCACTAGTAGTGTAGGCACAGGATCGCACACACCAGAAGCAGGCATGAAGGATACCTGTAGTGAGACTGGCCAGTCAGATAGCAGTTTGCACAGCCACAGCACCATTGCTGCAGGAACATTGTCTTCAGACGAGCAATGGATTTATGACACTCCTGAGAATGTCTTGCCCAGAAGGACACTGACTTCCAGCTGCTCAACACCCATAAATAACCTCTATAGTAGCCTTGAACGCTCCTCAAAAGGTACAGACTCTAGTTCACTCTACTCTATGGACAATGATGGCTACTACACATCCATGCATCTGGATTCAGGCCTTAGGTCAAGGAGCCAGGGTAGTGGCCATGGTCATGGTATAGGAGGAAGAGCAGCAAGACACAGTATGTATGAGTGCCTGGGTCAGCAAGAAGACAGAACCAGCTTGTACAGTGACCACTCACTGTCACGTTCCATCTCTCTACGCAAACCTAAGAAACCACCTCTTCCACCAGCACGCACAGACTCTCTACGACGAAAGCCTAAGAAAACCAGCTCCCCCACTGCCAATAATGTAGGGTCAGATATTAGCAATGGTTCTCTTCTCAATGAGTCACTGATTGCCACGCTCCAACAGTCACTTCAGAATGGGCTGAAAGGCAAAGGGTCCTCCACCTCACCATCTCACAGTCCTTGTAGCGACTATGAGGACCCCTGGATGCTTCGTCCCAGGAGCCAGAGCAGCATCAGTGCAGGCAGCAGTGGTGTATCAGCAGCAGGGATGGCTCATGTGTACTCCATCTGTCATGTCACACCTTCTCATAGTGATACTAGTAGCCTCCGTTCTGATTATGCAGACTCTTGGGGCTACTACATGGATTATCCTCGTCCATCTGGAGATCAAACACAGTCACCATGCACCAATTCATTTTCTGCTGGACAAGTGGGTGAGATTGGAAATGGAAGAGGCCTCCACAATGGTAACCAGGCTACTCTTCCTCCTGCTCAGGAAGGAAATGTGAAGCCCAGAACAGGCACCTCATCGCCAGACAGGGTACATCGGTTGACTTCTCCATCAAGTGGATACTCAAGTCAATCTAATACTCCAACAGCTGGCACTCCTGTCCCCTCATTTATGAGATGCATGTCCCCATCAGGCAGCAAACCCAAACCCAGAGTGCCTGAAAGAAAGTCATCCTTGCTCTCATCTGTATCCATATCCTCTTCTTCCACTTCTCTTTCCTCTAACACCTCTGATTCCAACAGGAACAATATTCCTCCTCCACCTCCTCTTCCAGCTGCACCTGTGGCTCTTGTATCTTTCAATCCTCCATCCTTTCCTCCTCCCCTTGCGCCCTCCAGCCCTGTGTGCACTGCAGATGAGAAGTTTCCTCCTCCGCCACCTGCTTTACCCACCACCCCCCATCAACAAGCATCCATGTGCCCTACTTACATCAATTCTTCCCCTGAATTTCCACCTCCTCCACCTCCAGAAGTGTTGACAGACCCTGCCTTGTCGGGCCTTAATAATTCTTTCAGCCCTCCACCTCCACCACCACCACTGCCTGCTTGTTCCACCATCCCTGCTTATTCTCTATCCCAAAATCAACTCCTACCCAGTATGACACCACCTACACCTTCTTCTGCTTGCTTGAAGGAAATTAAGGGTAGCCTAAAACCAGTGAACTCAGAAAAGAGACCagtgtcacctcactctgagcAGCCTAGTAAGGTTGGCATGCCTCTGATCACCCCATTTGCTCTGCAGAGTGTGCAACTTCGGCCAGCAAAGCGGCCAGAAAACAATGAAGTTAGCCAGTTGGCCAGACCTCAAACACCAGAGAAACCTCAAAAACCAGGGAATCCCACAGTTCCTCAGGTTTCTTCAATACCTTCAAATTTAAGGCCATCATCTCCAGAGAAAaaactctccatccagcatagCCAGGATAGCCATATTGAAGCACAACCTGACTGTGATGTAAAATCACATTCTGAACCAACATCCTGCCTTACAAATGGGTCCATAGATCTTGGCAAGGTTAAGGCTACAGCTGAAGTAGATGGTCTAGATACTGCCCTCTCATCACCTGCAGAAGCACCACAAAACACTACACCCAAGAAAAAGCCTCCTCTGGTTTCCAAAAAGCCCACGTTTTCTCTCACCTTTTCTTCAGTGGATCATGTCAGTGATTTGCTGAGTGCTCAGAATGACGTTTGCATCTCTAAGTCTACACCTGAAGGTCTGGACCCCACACCTGTGCCAGAACAGGAAGAGACAACTGAGAAGGATAGCATTGGTATTTCTGCACCTTCTGAGGAGATAAGATACATTTCTCCCACAAATTGTGAAGCTCAGGAGTCCTCACAGACTTCTGGTACCATCATTCTTGATGCAGACATGGGTACCATTGAAGCAAAGAATGAAGAAGAgggagatgatgatgatgatgatgatgatgatgatgatgatgatgtaacCAGCAGTACAGGATCTTTTGGATCTAAAGATGATGAAAGTG GAGAGGTGTTTGAGTCCAGCACATTGGACGTTGCTCAATCTCCCAGCATCAACGGTGACAGCTGTGGGGACATGGTGACCCCCACTCGGCCCCGCACCACAGAGGACCTGTTTGCTGCCATTCACAG CCTGGACCAGTTGAACACGAACACCCCCCAACATACGAG GTCAAAGCGGAAGGTCTTGGGGCGCAAGGAATCCGAAGAGGACCGTTCGCGAGGTCCTCTATCCCCACCGGTCACCCCCACAGGAACGGCCCCCAGCTTGACCTCCTCCTTGCCACGGCAAACGGGCTCCATACAGCGCAGCCTGCGCAAATCCCCGACCAGCAGCGACACCTTCAAGGCCCTCCTGCTGAAGAAAGGCAGTCGGTCCGAGACCAGCTTCCGCATGTCTGCCGCCGAGATGCTGCGCAGCACCGACCCGCGCTTTCAAAGGACTCGCTCTCTCGACTCCTCGTTCGATCCAGCATCTCCGATGGGCGAGAGCCCCTGCTCTTCTCCGGGCCGCAACAAACGGGCGTCCGAGGACTGGGCACGCAATGAGGGAATGTTCTCAACGTCCCCGTCATTAATCGGGACGAAGTACGGCCGATCCCGCACACCGCCCTCTGCCGCCAGCAGCAAGTACAACGCCCGCAGCCGGATCCTCAGCAGCCCCATGACAGTTATTTGTGAGAGGGAAGGAGAACTCACCGACTGTGAAGACCCATGCCCTCTTCCTCCATCAAACATGCCCCTTCCCAACTCTCAGGACTCTAACAGCACTTTATGCGAACAGAGCAGCAGTTAG
- the nhsl1b gene encoding NHS-like protein 1 isoform X7, translating to MVFIGTSLKSVIKYFKRKAVSNLDEEKKWTVHYTAPWHQQENVFLPGSRPACVEDLHRQAKVNLKTALRECDKLRKDGFRSSQYYSQGPTFSGSSNSQHEDEDIEGDDADKKSTASSGEEEKDSCQMRAQNSTQEEGVEVDGQMSRSKAPPLPTPEEKMRQQAQAVLTDIVPIDVTGETFDRQASIRRSLINTDTLVRRPKKVKRRKTISGVPDSVQQELAAKGRGGELRPQSMFIPGQYSTLGRVMNRNSTLHRSITKDSGCQTEEVKIVPPSVRRIRAQKGQGIAAQMAGISTSATNISSVYDGSSPGSSVVVMAPQFGNDIQRFHSLPRGARVSLNADPLYSSTPFRQEDSAAKAPQQIGKLQVDDTVVHMRNAPRVCTQARPKSQEVRGTQKEWGSVSGPACVVSPHATYSTSLIPNATLSCSAEVIALHTTSSPGQSPLAGSPYTRARPLSMVSAVNSESTSSVGTGSHTPEAGMKDTCSETGQSDSSLHSHSTIAAGTLSSDEQWIYDTPENVLPRRTLTSSCSTPINNLYSSLERSSKGTDSSSLYSMDNDGYYTSMHLDSGLRSRSQGSGHGHGIGGRAARHSMYECLGQQEDRTSLYSDHSLSRSISLRKPKKPPLPPARTDSLRRKPKKTSSPTANNVGSDISNGSLLNESLIATLQQSLQNGLKGKGSSTSPSHSPCSDYEDPWMLRPRSQSSISAGSSGVSAAGMAHVYSICHVTPSHSDTSSLRSDYADSWGYYMDYPRPSGDQTQSPCTNSFSAGQVGEIGNGRGLHNGNQATLPPAQEGNVKPRTGTSSPDRVHRLTSPSSGYSSQSNTPTAGTPVPSFMRCMSPSGSKPKPRVPERKSSLLSSVSISSSSTSLSSNTSDSNRNNIPPPPPLPAAPVALVSFNPPSFPPPLAPSSPVCTADEKFPPPPPALPTTPHQQASMCPTYINSSPEFPPPPPPEVLTDPALSGLNNSFSPPPPPPPLPACSTIPAYSLSQNQLLPSMTPPTPSSACLKEIKGSLKPVNSEKRPVSPHSEQPSKVGMPLITPFALQSVQLRPAKRPENNEVSQLARPQTPEKPQKPGNPTVPQVSSIPSNLRPSSPEKKLSIQHSQDSHIEAQPDCDVKSHSEPTSCLTNGSIDLGKVKATAEVDGLDTALSSPAEAPQNTTPKKKPPLVSKKPTFSLTFSSVDHVSDLLSAQNDVCISKSTPEGLDPTPVPEQEETTEKDSIGISAPSEEIRYISPTNCEAQESSQTSGTIILDADMGTIEAKNEEEGDDDDDDDDDDDDDVTSSTGSFGSKDDESGEVFESSTLDVAQSPSINGDSCGDMVTPTRPRTTEDLFAAIHRSKRKVLGRKESEEDRSRGPLSPPVTPTGTAPSLTSSLPRQTGSIQRSLRKSPTSSDTFKALLLKKGSRSETSFRMSAAEMLRSTDPRFQRTRSLDSSFDPASPMGESPCSSPGRNKRASEDWARNEGMFSTSPSLIGTKYGRSRTPPSAASSKYNARSRILSSPMTVICEREGELTDCEDPCPLPPSNMPLPNSQDSNSTLCEQSSS from the exons ATGGTGTTCATCGGGACTTCGCTCAAGTCGGTCATAAAATACTTCAAACGGAAGG cTGTATCTAATCTGGATGAAGAGAAAAAGTGGACTGTGCACTACACGGCTCCATGGCACCAGCAGGAGAACGTCTTTCTGCCAGGCTCCAGACCAGCCTGCGTGGAAGACCTGCACCGCCAGGCCAAAGTTAACTTGAAAACAGCTCTCAGAG AATGTGATAAGCTGAGGAAAGATGGTTTCCGCAGCTCACAGTACTACTCACAGGGGCCCACCTTCTCAGGCTCCTCAAACTCGCAACACGAGGATGAGGACATCGAAGGTGATGACGCTGATAAAaag TCCACAGCATCTTCAGGAGAGGAAGAGAAAGACTCCTGCCAAATGAGAGCACAAAATTCCACACAGGAGGAGGGGGTTGAGGTTGATGGACAAATGTCACGGTCTAAAGCCCCGCCCCTGCCCACTCCAGAAGAGAAGATGAGGCAGCAGGCTCAGGCTGTTCTCACGGATATTGTCCCCATCGATGTCACAG GGGAGACGTTTGACAGGCAGGCCAGCATCCGCCGCTCCCTAATAAACACTGACACTCTGGTCCGCCGGCCCAAGAAGGTTAAGCGAAGAAAGACTATTTCAGGGGTGCCTGACAGCGTCCAACAGGAACTAG CGGCTAAGGGGCGTGGAGGAGAGCTTCGGCCACAGTCCATGTTTATCCCTGGACAGTATTCAACACTTGGGCGAGTCATGAATAGGAATTCAACTCTCCATCGATCTATAACAAAAGATTCTGGCTGCCAGACTGAGGAGGTGAAAATTGTCCCACCCTCTGTGAGGAGAATACGAGCTCAGAAGGGTCAAGGAATTGCTGCTCAAATGGCTGGCATCTCCACTTCTGCCACAAACATCTCTTCTGTTTATGATGGGAGCTCACCTGGAAGTTCTGTTGTAGTAATGGCACCACAGTTTGGCAATGATATCCAACGTTTTCACAGCTTGCCACGAGGTGCACGGGTGTCACTAAATGCAGATCCCCTTTACAGTAGCACCCCTTTTAGGCAAGAAGACTCCGCTGCAAAAGCACCTCAGCAGATTGGAAAATTACAAGTAGATGATACTGTGGTGCACATGAGGAATGCCCCCAGGGTATGTACCCAAGCCCGGCCAAAATCTCAGGAGGTGAGAGGTACTCAGAAGGAGTGGGGATCTGTCTCAGGTCCAGCCTGTGTAGTTTCTCCACATGCAACCTACTCAACCTCGCTTATACCTAATGCTACTCTGTCATGTTCTGCTGAGGTTATTGCACTTCACACCACATCGAGCCCAGGCCAGAGCCCACTTGCTGGGTCACCATACACTAGAGCTAGACCTCTTAGCATGGTCTCAGCTGTCAATAGTGAGAGCACTAGTAGTGTAGGCACAGGATCGCACACACCAGAAGCAGGCATGAAGGATACCTGTAGTGAGACTGGCCAGTCAGATAGCAGTTTGCACAGCCACAGCACCATTGCTGCAGGAACATTGTCTTCAGACGAGCAATGGATTTATGACACTCCTGAGAATGTCTTGCCCAGAAGGACACTGACTTCCAGCTGCTCAACACCCATAAATAACCTCTATAGTAGCCTTGAACGCTCCTCAAAAGGTACAGACTCTAGTTCACTCTACTCTATGGACAATGATGGCTACTACACATCCATGCATCTGGATTCAGGCCTTAGGTCAAGGAGCCAGGGTAGTGGCCATGGTCATGGTATAGGAGGAAGAGCAGCAAGACACAGTATGTATGAGTGCCTGGGTCAGCAAGAAGACAGAACCAGCTTGTACAGTGACCACTCACTGTCACGTTCCATCTCTCTACGCAAACCTAAGAAACCACCTCTTCCACCAGCACGCACAGACTCTCTACGACGAAAGCCTAAGAAAACCAGCTCCCCCACTGCCAATAATGTAGGGTCAGATATTAGCAATGGTTCTCTTCTCAATGAGTCACTGATTGCCACGCTCCAACAGTCACTTCAGAATGGGCTGAAAGGCAAAGGGTCCTCCACCTCACCATCTCACAGTCCTTGTAGCGACTATGAGGACCCCTGGATGCTTCGTCCCAGGAGCCAGAGCAGCATCAGTGCAGGCAGCAGTGGTGTATCAGCAGCAGGGATGGCTCATGTGTACTCCATCTGTCATGTCACACCTTCTCATAGTGATACTAGTAGCCTCCGTTCTGATTATGCAGACTCTTGGGGCTACTACATGGATTATCCTCGTCCATCTGGAGATCAAACACAGTCACCATGCACCAATTCATTTTCTGCTGGACAAGTGGGTGAGATTGGAAATGGAAGAGGCCTCCACAATGGTAACCAGGCTACTCTTCCTCCTGCTCAGGAAGGAAATGTGAAGCCCAGAACAGGCACCTCATCGCCAGACAGGGTACATCGGTTGACTTCTCCATCAAGTGGATACTCAAGTCAATCTAATACTCCAACAGCTGGCACTCCTGTCCCCTCATTTATGAGATGCATGTCCCCATCAGGCAGCAAACCCAAACCCAGAGTGCCTGAAAGAAAGTCATCCTTGCTCTCATCTGTATCCATATCCTCTTCTTCCACTTCTCTTTCCTCTAACACCTCTGATTCCAACAGGAACAATATTCCTCCTCCACCTCCTCTTCCAGCTGCACCTGTGGCTCTTGTATCTTTCAATCCTCCATCCTTTCCTCCTCCCCTTGCGCCCTCCAGCCCTGTGTGCACTGCAGATGAGAAGTTTCCTCCTCCGCCACCTGCTTTACCCACCACCCCCCATCAACAAGCATCCATGTGCCCTACTTACATCAATTCTTCCCCTGAATTTCCACCTCCTCCACCTCCAGAAGTGTTGACAGACCCTGCCTTGTCGGGCCTTAATAATTCTTTCAGCCCTCCACCTCCACCACCACCACTGCCTGCTTGTTCCACCATCCCTGCTTATTCTCTATCCCAAAATCAACTCCTACCCAGTATGACACCACCTACACCTTCTTCTGCTTGCTTGAAGGAAATTAAGGGTAGCCTAAAACCAGTGAACTCAGAAAAGAGACCagtgtcacctcactctgagcAGCCTAGTAAGGTTGGCATGCCTCTGATCACCCCATTTGCTCTGCAGAGTGTGCAACTTCGGCCAGCAAAGCGGCCAGAAAACAATGAAGTTAGCCAGTTGGCCAGACCTCAAACACCAGAGAAACCTCAAAAACCAGGGAATCCCACAGTTCCTCAGGTTTCTTCAATACCTTCAAATTTAAGGCCATCATCTCCAGAGAAAaaactctccatccagcatagCCAGGATAGCCATATTGAAGCACAACCTGACTGTGATGTAAAATCACATTCTGAACCAACATCCTGCCTTACAAATGGGTCCATAGATCTTGGCAAGGTTAAGGCTACAGCTGAAGTAGATGGTCTAGATACTGCCCTCTCATCACCTGCAGAAGCACCACAAAACACTACACCCAAGAAAAAGCCTCCTCTGGTTTCCAAAAAGCCCACGTTTTCTCTCACCTTTTCTTCAGTGGATCATGTCAGTGATTTGCTGAGTGCTCAGAATGACGTTTGCATCTCTAAGTCTACACCTGAAGGTCTGGACCCCACACCTGTGCCAGAACAGGAAGAGACAACTGAGAAGGATAGCATTGGTATTTCTGCACCTTCTGAGGAGATAAGATACATTTCTCCCACAAATTGTGAAGCTCAGGAGTCCTCACAGACTTCTGGTACCATCATTCTTGATGCAGACATGGGTACCATTGAAGCAAAGAATGAAGAAGAgggagatgatgatgatgatgatgatgatgatgatgatgatgatgtaacCAGCAGTACAGGATCTTTTGGATCTAAAGATGATGAAAGTG GAGAGGTGTTTGAGTCCAGCACATTGGACGTTGCTCAATCTCCCAGCATCAACGGTGACAGCTGTGGGGACATGGTGACCCCCACTCGGCCCCGCACCACAGAGGACCTGTTTGCTGCCATTCACAG GTCAAAGCGGAAGGTCTTGGGGCGCAAGGAATCCGAAGAGGACCGTTCGCGAGGTCCTCTATCCCCACCGGTCACCCCCACAGGAACGGCCCCCAGCTTGACCTCCTCCTTGCCACGGCAAACGGGCTCCATACAGCGCAGCCTGCGCAAATCCCCGACCAGCAGCGACACCTTCAAGGCCCTCCTGCTGAAGAAAGGCAGTCGGTCCGAGACCAGCTTCCGCATGTCTGCCGCCGAGATGCTGCGCAGCACCGACCCGCGCTTTCAAAGGACTCGCTCTCTCGACTCCTCGTTCGATCCAGCATCTCCGATGGGCGAGAGCCCCTGCTCTTCTCCGGGCCGCAACAAACGGGCGTCCGAGGACTGGGCACGCAATGAGGGAATGTTCTCAACGTCCCCGTCATTAATCGGGACGAAGTACGGCCGATCCCGCACACCGCCCTCTGCCGCCAGCAGCAAGTACAACGCCCGCAGCCGGATCCTCAGCAGCCCCATGACAGTTATTTGTGAGAGGGAAGGAGAACTCACCGACTGTGAAGACCCATGCCCTCTTCCTCCATCAAACATGCCCCTTCCCAACTCTCAGGACTCTAACAGCACTTTATGCGAACAGAGCAGCAGTTAG